A stretch of DNA from Rattus rattus isolate New Zealand chromosome 1, Rrattus_CSIRO_v1, whole genome shotgun sequence:
CTAAGCCTTACAATGTTCTGTCAAAGGCAGGATTTCCCATGcaagcctccctcctcctccgctCCCCGTCAGAAGAACTTACCGGGAGGTGCCAGGACGACCGGGTCAGTGGCAAAAGCTCCTCTTGTCCTTGGAGATCACAAGTTCCGGAGTGAGCTCAGCTGTCTGTGAAAGAAGGATAAGAGACGAGTTAGCCAAGGTACTCGAGGACGCGGTGGGGAAGACCCGCAGCATCCCAGCCCGCACGTTCAGATGAGCCTGGTCTAGCTCCCTCTCCTACCTGGATCGGGAGATGCGGACCATCCGGGGGTCCAGGCGCGGGCTCTGCCAGAACCACTTGAAGGTCGAGGATGTAGTCTATGACACGCTGCAGGATTTCCACCTGGCTAAGCTGAGTGCCCCGCGGGACTCCCGGCACCAGTTCCCGCAAGCGCGAGTAGCAGTGGTTCATGTCGTCCAAGAGGCTAAGCGGCTCCTCCGCCGACGGGCTCTTACCCCGGCCTCGCGCAATGGCCAGGCTACGTTCCGACAGGCAGCAC
This window harbors:
- the Id3 gene encoding DNA-binding protein inhibitor ID-3 — translated: MKALSPVRGCYEAVCCLSERSLAIARGRGKSPSAEEPLSLLDDMNHCYSRLRELVPGVPRGTQLSQVEILQRVIDYILDLQVVLAEPAPGPPDGPHLPIQTAELTPELVISKDKRSFCH